One part of the Gossypium raimondii isolate GPD5lz chromosome 1, ASM2569854v1, whole genome shotgun sequence genome encodes these proteins:
- the LOC105786027 gene encoding elongation of fatty acids protein 3-like, with the protein MDRIYSSLQYWLVNHPKILHFQWTEGQTLGSTPLFLALTVLSYLTLTLLLSRSTLPSLGPNILKPITALHSLNLFLISLIMAVGCTLSIISLPSPLPHIICFPPNTPPTGPLFFWANIFYLSKLLEFIDTLLIILSNSKQRLTFLHVYHHGTVVVMCYLWLRTSQTLFPVALVTNATVHVIMYFYYLLSAMGIRPKWKRLVTNCQIVQFMFSFMVSVLMLYYHFSGLGCSGMLGWCFNAVFNASLLALFLDFHGKSYAAKQKKVAVVVDKDKRS; encoded by the coding sequence ATGGACCGAATCTACTCGTCTCTCCAGTATTGGCTAGTGAACCACCCCAAAATCCTCCATTTCCAATGGACGGAAGGTCAAACCCTCGGCTCCACCCCACTCTTCCTCGCTCTCACAGTCCTCTCTTACCTCACACTCACGCTCCTCCTCTCCCGATCAACGCTCCCTTCCCTTGGTCCCAACATTCTCAAACCCATCACAGCCCTTCATTCCCTCAATCTCTTCCTTATTTCCCTCATCATGGCCGTTGGATGCACCCTCTCCATCATATCCCTTCCATCTCCTTTACCCCACATCATTTGCTTCCCTCCCAACACCCCTCCCACCGGTCCCCTTTTTTTCTGGGCCAACATCTTCTATCTCTCCAAGCTTCTCGAATTCATCGATACCCTTCTGATTATCTTAAGTAATTCCAAGCAAAGGCTGACATTTCTCCACGTCTACCACCATGGGACCGTTGTCGTTATGTGCTACCTTTGGTTACGCACATCCCAGACGCTGTTCCCGGTAGCACTCGTCACCAATGCCACCGTACATGTAATaatgtacttttactatttgtTGTCTGCAATGGGGATTCGTCCCAAGTGGAAGAGATTGGTTACAAATTGCCAGATTGTGCAGTTCATGTTTAGCTTTATGGTTTCTGTTTTGATGCTGTACTACCATTTTAGTGGATTGGGTTGTTCAGGGATGTTGGGTTGGTGCTTCAATGCTGTTTTCAATGCCTCTCTTTTGGCTCTTTTTCTTGATTTCCATGGCAAGAGTTATGCTGCCAAACAGAAGAAGGTTGCTGTTGTTGTTGATAAGGATAAACGTTCATGA